The genomic interval CGTGACAGCGCGAGAGTGACGTGGACGGAAATTGGTGTGCGTCTCCCTGGCATCCGCGTTGTCAGCCGTCGGCAGATGAATCGTCCTCTCAACTAACTAACCAATCAGTCTACACAAGTTCACATACTTCCTTTATTTCACAGTTATCAGCTAGACTGCTATCTAAAACCACATGTTGTGGTGTTCATACAGTGATGTTAATACTAGCTTAACTATACCGGTTTTCCACTCGCTTTactagtttgtgtgtgtgtgtgtgtgtgtgtgtgttttgtgagtcacgattttgatttgattttaaacctgtgttgatttttttttgctcCGCTCCACCCTTGCAAAGAATCACTTGGAGGCGAATTGGGCTTTAAATTCGGCCGAGAAATACAAATTTGATGGATTTAAGGTGACTATAGTTTAGTTTGAAAAGGGAAAACGTCTTCAGCCAGGCATGAATGAATCTGTTCATGCCATGTACAGCTCAGTTGTTATGAATAGACTGGCAAGAATGTTCCCCAAAACAATGTCTCTGAAATTCAGGGGTTGATTTTCAGATCGATACCTTATGTTGAtatacatgtttattattttttttggaggggggggggcattgtgcTTGGCGCTTGTGGAGGAAATCCTTTTGTGTCATACGGATGTATATTTCAGAGTTGTCACCGTGACATCATCCCAAAACAAACATTCCAGCTTATAATATTTTACAGAATTATCTGATGCATATTCGCAGGGTTGGAAACACAAACTCTTAATACGTTGACTTGCTCATTCAGTGGTGTCTTTTTCTCCTAACCGAAAAAGAGGTAGTTTTTAGCCCTTTAAACAGTGTTCATGCGTCATGAACTTCTAATGTGACTTTTTGCATAATTAGGAGGCCAAAGTGATTTACACAAATCCTGGATGATCATATCAATATCTAAAATACTCAAATTTCACCTCTATTGGATGTTTCTCTATACAGTGAATGATAAATACAGATAATAACATGACCGTAGCTGGTGTTTCTCAGGGCTGTGACGTCGCCATTAAGATAAAACGGGGCTCTTGATTAATCACTTTCTATGAATGCCTTTGTCTGCTCGGTTCTTCTGGGAATTGTTGTAGTTTGTATATTTACGAGAGTAAAAGCGTGTACgttttatgcattttattttttaataaaccaACAATTATTTTGGTGAGAATGTTATGCTTATTTTTGGATCTTATCCATACTCTTCTTATAATACTTAGCCTTGGGTAACATGATAGTACATTTTACATGAATTACAGAACAAGATTCACTTGTCTTTTTTGGCCAATCAACACGTCTGATTTTGCCCCGCCCCCCTCCTatctggttttgtttttttgatgCTGAGGTTGTGCTGACTGTAGTTAGCATGCGCGGCGCCATTTCATCTCGGAAATCTTGGCATCTACCCGGAAAGGTATGGAAGTAGATGTTTGGTAGCAATCgcgtttattaaaatgtttagttaaCCATTACTTAGTAACGCGAAGAGCAAAAATGAAATGCTAAGAAATACGCAAAACGTTTTGGATTTATTAGCATAGTATTATCGCTATGTACTTGAGGACTTGGTAGCATCTCTACACAAGGCAATTACCAGGTAGGGTACAACAATCGTTAACACTAGTACACATGACAAATGATTAGTGCAGATGTGCACCTGCAATGATGGTCACTGCAATGTGTTATTAGTGCCTGAATACATTAGCCATGTACTGCCTGTCTAGATAGACAAGCGTCAAATTCCTCGTATGTATACACATACCTggcgaataaagctgattctgataGACGAAATGCACTGCTGGCAATGTAGCCACTGTTCTCAAACCTGTAGTCGATTCATTGACTTCCAATTGAGGTTTGACGTATAACTAGGTTGGTCACAGTCTAGACAGAGAATTTGACCAGTCCGGAAATTGGGGAAAAGGTCAGTTAACGATTTGGTCAAACGTAGCTTCTAACTGGCCTGGTACAGTTCCGGGTGATTTTATTTAGAATGCTTCTTAACATTCTTCGCTAATGTCTGAagggaaaaaatatatgtattacaGTCATTAACCACATGACAGTTGAGAAGTCACACACATCCATGGTTGCTAATGGTTATGAgcattttgattgattaataactgtgttctctctttctattgATCGATTCCTATGCATTCCACTTGCACTGCAAAGTGCCTTACTGATAAAGCATGTTGATCATATTTGATCCAATCGTTATTCTCCATTGTTTGTGAAGTAGACAGAAATACCAGTCGTTTTATTTTAACTCGTAAGACTTTCTTAGACGCATTTAaacattacatgtatttttaaatcaaattaatatttgtCTTCCACTGTACATGAATTGAAGCGGAAACGCCACCATGGTGAAAATATTCATTGGGAACCTGTCTCCAGACACCACAACAGAGGAGCTGCGTTCCCTCTTCTCTCAGTATGGAAAGATCTCAGAGTGTGACATCGTCAAGAACTTCGGCTTCGTACACATGGACAACAAAGCCGAGGCGGAATACGCCATCAAGAGCCTCCACCATTACGAGCTCAACGGGCAGGCCATGAACGTGGAGATGAGCCGTGGCCGACCCAAAGCCTCCACCAAGCTGCACGTGGGCAACATCAACAGCACCTGCACCAACCAAGAGCTGCGGGCCAAGTTCGAGGAGTACGGCCCGGTGGTGGAGGCCGATATAGTGAAGGACTATGCCTTTGTCCATATGGAGCGGGTGGAGGACGCCATGGAGGCAATCAGTGGCCTGGACAACACCGCCTTCCAAGGTGAACTCACGCAGACAGGTTGTGGTTGGTGAGTGGCTGGTGTGGTTTAGGCCCCTCCCCGCCCGATGATTATAATCAGTTGACTAAGAAAGGTGGTTGGCAAAAGAGTTCGGTTAGCCATGGGTGAAGGTAAGTGTTAAAAGAACACAGTGTACCAGACCGTTCAAAATGAATGAAGACGTGCAGGTGGTTCAGCTCATGCATTTTGTCTTGCGTCCTTAATCTGTAAAGGGCATGTACGTGAGAACAGATGGATGTAACTGTCGCGTTGTGGTAAACGCCtgcgtctctctttctctctctctctctctctcaaggcAAACTGATGAGCGTGAAGCTTTCGACTAGCCGCCTGCGTACCGCGCCGGGCATGGGAGAGAGAACGGGTTGTTACCGGTGCGGGCAGGAAGGCCATTGGTCCAAAGAGTGCCCCCTCGACACGTCGGGCGACCACCGAGAGGGCGCCGACCCGGGCTCTGGTGGATTTAATGGCGGCTCCCCCAGGTTTGGCTGGGGCGGCCGCGGTGGCCACGGTTATCGAGGCTTCGCCGGCGGCGATCCCGGTTTCGACAGCGTCAGGGGTTCcgctcacggtggccggggcgTTCCCGGGTATGGCAGGGGCGCAGGCTACGAGAGCGCAATGAGTTTCGGGGTCCCTTCAGGTTACGGCATGAGCGCCGCCGAACATAGCATGGCCCGGGCGTACGCCAGCGAGGCGGCGTACGGAGGCAGCGGCTCGGGTTACGGCATGGTGCCAGCCTACCCAATACACCAGGCATCTCACGAGGACCAGGACCCCTATGGTGTTGTGGACTTCTACGAGAAGTACAGGGCTCGACCGTATGGGGCCAGTTATTTCGAAGAGCGCCGGTCCGTCCATTTGTCCACCCCGCTTAACCCGACCTCCTTGGCCATAATGAGGGAGCGCCCGCCCCCTTCTGGCCTAGACCCATACGACCACcgtcccctccctcctccagctGCCCCCGTCTCCTCATACTACTCCCGCGAGCGGAGCCCAATCCGGCAAAATCCGTCCGAGGCCGAGGGCTACGCAAGCGCGCGCCTCTCCCCGGTGCCCTCCCTCCCCAGGAGCTCGGCTTACGACGTTCCGCTGGACCCCTACGCCGAACCGGCGCGATACGCTTACTAGCCTGACTCCTGCTGTCCAGGTGAGGCCTGACTAGCTTTCACAGATCTGTGCTTTAGGTTCCCAGGGAACGAGTCCTGATGTTGGGTGATTTTTGTCTCCTCGGCAGCGTCCCAGGGTGAGAGTCTGGTGTGCTCGAGTGGGTTGATCAAATGGGAGGATGCTTGTTGTAGTATGTCAACGCGCCTTCTGGGTGCCTGATACTGTTTGGTATGCTCTCTTCGCAGGTGACGACACTCGCGTGCCCCATCGTTGTTCCGTTTCGCGGCGCGTTTCGGCTTTGCGACACGACCGTGGGATGGCGAAAGTGCAGATATTTAGCTTCCCTGTTCGGTGTCCGTCTCGTTTGTCAGCTGGTAGCTTAATAACTtttgttcccccccccccccccccccccccccccccagaaggGCAGAATGTGTGTAGATGAGCTGTCTAACGAAAAACAAGAGATtgcactctgtttttattttaatgtgagTCCTGCAGTTACAAGAGAAGTAGCTGGAGTTGAATCAGTCAATGCACTTGAATCTAGGTAAGTTTATTAATGTGTGGtaaatgtttgtttgcattccttttcaaaatgcaTATACAATATGGTGctgtgaatatgtaaataatacaaatgcatTTCTACCTAATCCAAGCAGGTTAACAATgaaaaaattgtaaaaataaataaatttaaaaaaacatgcatttttgcTGATAATTATAAAATGCCATTAGTAGTTAAATTTCACCTGCTTTCAAATCAATTTTTTCACTCAAATAAGAATGTATTAAATGGAGATCTCACGTTTGCTCAATTAGTCTGTATACTGTGTCCATTAGTATGATGTTAACATGTGCCATCAAAATTGTCTACATTTCTACACATCTACATTGCCTGGTTGTG from Esox lucius isolate fEsoLuc1 chromosome 24, fEsoLuc1.pri, whole genome shotgun sequence carries:
- the rbm4.1 gene encoding RNA-binding protein 4.1; amino-acid sequence: MVKIFIGNLSPDTTTEELRSLFSQYGKISECDIVKNFGFVHMDNKAEAEYAIKSLHHYELNGQAMNVEMSRGRPKASTKLHVGNINSTCTNQELRAKFEEYGPVVEADIVKDYAFVHMERVEDAMEAISGLDNTAFQGKLMSVKLSTSRLRTAPGMGERTGCYRCGQEGHWSKECPLDTSGDHREGADPGSGGFNGGSPRFGWGGRGGHGYRGFAGGDPGFDSVRGSAHGGRGVPGYGRGAGYESAMSFGVPSGYGMSAAEHSMARAYASEAAYGGSGSGYGMVPAYPIHQASHEDQDPYGVVDFYEKYRARPYGASYFEERRSVHLSTPLNPTSLAIMRERPPPSGLDPYDHRPLPPPAAPVSSYYSRERSPIRQNPSEAEGYASARLSPVPSLPRSSAYDVPLDPYAEPARYAY